One Saccharopolyspora erythraea NRRL 2338 genomic region harbors:
- a CDS encoding integrase core domain-containing protein: MLLRLAYLGVTNAFAMLRLLPMSDRDKDVEITDLEDADCRARFLIRDRDGKFPALFDTVLSDSRIEVVLSGVQMPRMNSIMERWVQTCRRELLDRTLIWNQRHLLHTLREFEQFYNSHRPHQGIANTRPLNPLPTPIADPDKIVHLDIRRRDRLGGILHEYEHAA; this comes from the coding sequence GTGCTGCTGCGACTGGCCTACCTGGGCGTGACGAATGCGTTCGCCATGCTGCGTCTGCTGCCGATGAGTGACCGGGACAAGGACGTCGAGATCACGGACCTCGAGGACGCCGACTGCCGGGCGCGGTTCCTGATCCGGGACCGCGATGGCAAATTTCCCGCCCTATTCGACACTGTCCTGTCGGATTCGAGGATTGAGGTCGTGCTCAGCGGCGTCCAGATGCCGAGAATGAACTCGATCATGGAAAGGTGGGTACAGACCTGCCGACGTGAGCTGCTGGACCGCACTTTGATCTGGAATCAGCGGCACCTACTCCACACCCTACGTGAGTTCGAACAGTTCTACAACTCCCACCGGCCTCACCAAGGCATCGCGAACACCCGCCCGCTGAACCCATTGCCGACTCCCATCGCAGACCCGGACAAGATCGTTCACCTCGACATACGCCGACGCGATCGCCTCGGCGGCATCCTCCACGAGTACGAGCATGCAGCTTGA